One region of Quercus lobata isolate SW786 chromosome 2, ValleyOak3.0 Primary Assembly, whole genome shotgun sequence genomic DNA includes:
- the LOC115976821 gene encoding MDIS1-interacting receptor like kinase 2-like isoform X1, with translation MNNLSELYLNNNELTGEIPFELGYPQHLEILNLSYNSLHGRIPNGYLKFSSYTFMGNKDLCGDIKGFPPCLPHNNRSIVHQIKFLVLGFLPVLAILGCVFHFQNRVKKTKSNPMETKNGDLFSIWNYDGKIVYEDIIEATKDFDIRYCIGTGGYVSVYKAQLPNGKVVALKKLHRLEAEDPTFDKSFKNEIKMLTEIRHRNIIKLYGYCLHKICMFLVYEYMKMGSLFSILSNDDEAMQLDWMKRMIAVKSIAHALSYIHHECGQVIVHRDISSNNILLNSELEAFVSDFGTARLLDPNSSNQTLLVGTYGYITPELAYTMIVTEKCDVYSFGVLALEILMGTHPGELLTSLSSSSSPQNMMLNEILDQRLPPPNRLVARDVFFVATIAFACLRAKPKFRPTMKWVSQEFLSHKKPKMNPLHAVSLWQLRNQETYAVGESACCSIENHIV, from the exons ATGAATAATTTGAGTGAGTTGTACCTTAATAATAATGAGCTCACTGGAGAGATTCCATTTGAACTTGGGTATCCACAACATTTAGAGATCTTGAATCTTAGCTACAATTCTTTACATGGTCGGATCCCAAATGGctacttaaaattttcatcttacACATTCATGGGCAACAAAGATTTATGTGGTGACATCAAAGGTTTCCCTCCTTGCCTCCCACACAATAATAGATCAATTGTCcaccaaataaaatttttagttctCGGCTTTTTGCCTGTCCTTGCAATTCTTGGGTGTGTTTTCCACTTTCAAAACAGGGTCAAGAAAACTAAATCTAATCCAATGGAAACAAAGAATGGGGACTTGTTCTCAATATGGAATTATGATGGCAAAATTGTATATGAAGACATCATTGAAGCGACAAAAGACTTTGACATTAGATATTGTATTGGAACAGGCGGTTATGTTAGTGTTTACAAAGCACAGTTGCCCAATGGTAAAGTGGTTGCCTTAAAGAAACTTCATCGTTTAGAAGCCGAGGATCCGACGTTTGACAAGAGTTTCAAAAATGAGATCAAAATGTTAACAGAAATTCGACatagaaatattattaaacTTTATGGCTATTGTTTGCATAAAATATGCATGTTCTTGGTCTATGAGTACATGAAAATGGGAAGCTTGTTTTCTATCCTAAGCAATGATGATGAGGCGATGCAATTGGATTGGATGAAAAGAATGATTGCCGTCAAAAGTATAGCACATGCCTTATCTTATATACATCATGAATGTGGCCAAGTTATTGTTCATCGAGATATAAGTAGCAACAACATTCTATTGAACTCTGAGTTGGAGGCTTTCGTCTCTGATTTTGGCACAGCTAGACTTCTTGATCCGAATTCCTCCAATCAAACATTACTTGTTGGGACTTATGGTTATATTACTCCAg AACTAGCATATACTATGATAGTGACTGAAAAATGTGATGTTTATAGCTTTGGTGTGCTGGCACTAGAAATATTAATGGGAACACATCCAGGTGAACTCCTGacttcattatcatcatcatcatcacctcAAAATATGATGCTAAATGAAATATTAGACCAACGTCTCCCACCTCCAAACCGACTTGTTGCTCGGGATGTTTTCTTCGTTGCTACAATTGCATTTGCATGCTTACGTGCTAAACCAAAGTTTCGACCAACAATGAAATGGGTGTCTCAAGAATTTCTTTCTCATAAGAAACCAAAGATGAACCCCTTACATGCTGTTTCCCTATGGCAATTGAGGAACCAAGAAACTTATGCGGTTGGAGAGAGTGCTTGTTGTTCAATTGAAAACCATATTGTTTGA